In Microbacterium foliorum, the following proteins share a genomic window:
- a CDS encoding ABC transporter permease, which produces MSTTTAPTRFGLPRTIRLGVRRIGFELRQYFRAGDQVFFTFLFPTVMYLIFATIFTGDVGEGADKVSMATYYLPGLIAGGIFLSGVQGLSIEIAVEKSDGTLKRLGSTPISPVTYFIGKIGEVFVTAILQMALLLTVAVVLYKVQLPSDAESWSLFAWVFALGLLSCTLLGIALSALPRSGKTASAVVIPVVLLLQFISGVYIAFSALPEWLQNVAGVFPLKWIAQGMRAAILPDSFKAAEPGGEWALGLVAIMLAIWLIVGLILSRATFRWIRHNG; this is translated from the coding sequence ATGAGCACCACGACCGCGCCGACGCGCTTCGGCCTCCCCCGCACGATCCGGCTCGGCGTGCGTCGCATCGGCTTCGAGCTGCGACAGTACTTCCGCGCGGGCGATCAGGTCTTCTTCACGTTCCTGTTCCCCACCGTGATGTACCTGATCTTCGCGACCATCTTCACCGGCGACGTCGGCGAGGGCGCCGACAAGGTCAGTATGGCGACCTATTACCTCCCCGGACTCATCGCGGGTGGCATCTTCCTCTCGGGAGTGCAGGGCCTGTCGATCGAGATAGCCGTGGAGAAGAGCGACGGCACGCTCAAGCGCCTCGGCAGCACCCCGATCTCGCCCGTTACGTACTTCATCGGCAAGATCGGCGAGGTCTTCGTGACAGCGATCCTGCAGATGGCGCTGCTCCTCACCGTCGCGGTCGTGCTCTACAAGGTGCAGCTGCCCTCGGATGCCGAGTCCTGGAGCCTCTTCGCCTGGGTGTTCGCGCTCGGCCTTCTCTCGTGCACGCTGCTCGGCATCGCCCTGTCGGCGCTCCCCCGTTCAGGCAAGACCGCATCGGCGGTCGTGATCCCGGTGGTACTGCTGCTGCAGTTCATCTCCGGCGTCTACATCGCCTTCTCGGCGCTGCCCGAATGGCTGCAGAACGTCGCCGGCGTCTTCCCGCTCAAATGGATCGCGCAAGGGATGCGCGCGGCGATCCTGCCCGACTCGTTCAAGGCCGCAGAACCGGGCGGCGAGTGGGCACTCGGTCTCGTCGCGATCATGCTCGCGATCTGGCTCATCGTGGGCCTCATCCTCAGCCGCGCGACCTTCCGCTGGATCCGACACAACGGATGA
- a CDS encoding response regulator, protein MIRVIVADDHPIVRSGIVGLIALDPGLEVVGQASNGAEAVDLAARLRPDVVLMDLRMPGTSGIEATSRIATELPEVHVLVLTTYETDDDILGAIEAGASGYLLKAAPQEEIVAGIRAVAGGHTVLAPTIAATLVTRMRGERPGRPQLSPREREVLRLVAAGRSNPEIARELFIGEATVKTHLIHVFEKLEVSDRTRAVTLALELGLI, encoded by the coding sequence ATGATCCGAGTCATCGTCGCCGATGACCACCCGATCGTGCGGTCCGGCATCGTGGGACTCATCGCCCTCGATCCGGGTCTCGAAGTCGTCGGGCAGGCGTCGAACGGCGCCGAGGCGGTCGACCTGGCCGCTCGCCTGCGCCCCGATGTGGTGCTGATGGATCTCCGGATGCCAGGCACCTCGGGCATCGAGGCGACGTCGCGCATCGCAACCGAGCTGCCTGAGGTGCACGTGCTCGTGCTGACGACGTACGAGACCGACGACGACATCCTCGGTGCGATCGAGGCAGGAGCGAGCGGCTACCTCCTCAAGGCTGCACCGCAGGAGGAGATCGTCGCAGGAATCCGCGCCGTCGCCGGAGGCCATACAGTCCTCGCCCCGACGATCGCCGCCACGCTCGTCACGCGGATGCGCGGCGAGCGACCGGGCAGACCTCAGCTGAGCCCGCGGGAACGAGAGGTTCTCCGACTCGTCGCCGCAGGTCGCAGCAACCCGGAGATCGCTCGAGAGCTGTTCATCGGCGAGGCGACGGTGAAGACCCACCTGATCCACGTGTTCGAGAAGCTCGAGGTCTCCGACCGCACGCGCGCCGTGACGCTGGCGCTCGAACTCGGCCTGATCTAG
- a CDS encoding ABC transporter ATP-binding protein, with amino-acid sequence MTDSVIEVQDLRKDYGGFAAVDGISFDIRRGETFALLGPNGAGKSTTIEILEGYRHRTSGEVRVLGVDPQRGGLDWKARLGIVLQSTGEAGNFTVRELLTEFAGYYPRPRDIDEVIAAVGLEQKQRSRAGKLSGGQQRRLDVALGIIGRPEMLFLDEPTTGFDPEARRQFWDLIRSLKAEGTSILLTTHYLDEAAQLGDRAAVITAGRIAAIGPIDEIGGPDARTPVVRWRDATGTRHEQRTSAPGAFVAELQRTVGEPDTLEVVRPTLEDIYLGLIREHDAASAADPTTDDSRTDLKEPA; translated from the coding sequence ATGACAGACAGCGTGATCGAGGTTCAGGACCTCCGCAAGGACTACGGCGGGTTCGCCGCCGTAGACGGTATCAGCTTCGACATCCGCCGGGGCGAGACGTTCGCGCTGCTCGGCCCGAACGGTGCGGGGAAGTCGACGACCATCGAGATCCTCGAGGGGTACCGACACCGCACGTCCGGCGAGGTGCGTGTGCTCGGCGTCGACCCGCAGCGCGGCGGGCTGGACTGGAAGGCACGCCTGGGCATCGTGCTGCAGTCGACCGGCGAAGCGGGCAACTTCACCGTGCGTGAGCTGCTCACCGAGTTCGCCGGGTACTACCCGCGCCCCCGCGACATCGATGAGGTGATCGCGGCGGTGGGCCTCGAGCAGAAGCAGCGCTCCCGCGCGGGAAAGCTGTCAGGCGGCCAGCAGCGCCGCCTCGACGTCGCCCTGGGGATCATCGGTCGGCCCGAGATGCTGTTCCTCGACGAACCGACCACGGGGTTCGACCCTGAAGCGCGACGCCAGTTCTGGGACCTCATCCGCTCGCTCAAAGCCGAGGGAACCAGCATCCTGCTGACCACCCACTACCTCGATGAAGCGGCTCAGCTCGGCGATCGTGCCGCGGTCATCACCGCGGGGCGGATAGCGGCGATCGGACCGATCGACGAGATCGGCGGCCCAGACGCACGCACGCCGGTGGTGCGCTGGCGGGATGCGACGGGCACGCGTCATGAGCAGCGAACATCGGCCCCCGGAGCGTTCGTCGCGGAGCTGCAGAGAACGGTCGGTGAACCGGACACCCTGGAGGTCGTGCGCCCGACCCTCGAGGACATCTACCTCGGCCTGATCCGGGAGCACGACGCCGCATCCGCCGCCGACCCCACGACAGACGACAGCCGCACCGACCTGAAGGAGCCGGCATGA
- a CDS encoding cell division initiation protein, producing MSESPNDDRTPDFFDKLIEETPREQSGFAASFRGYDKAEVDSALSALRNQLQQAKAELAATEARHEDAVEALREEERIAREELEAELLATKAKAAETEQQVATLTNELVDTPRADGQEAPSREQFEAILRVAEEQANVLIQNAAVQADRLMAAAREEVTTQRAEADADVTRIIAHAQHDADQVRLKIDTEYTAHQATLEREAAHAAERVHQATQEATAIRTEAEKGAAALRSLVTRETTQLRAEAEREVREMNARVLEFEETLTRRQDDAQQEFLVLHNQAVAHAERITNDANEQVAASLDHAQRISAKADDYERLMRSQAQTIEADAQVRARDTLDRARVKSQKIVDSVTGHTSAVLRDAEDQARQLRWQQQQLASFMAEVRELIRPEGIFSDPQTGDAVATVADADDDVDPLDAEIIEDDQDETAEPVEEFRGDEALDDEILDDDAETIDGKITIEVVEADEKTSR from the coding sequence ATGAGTGAATCCCCCAATGACGACCGGACTCCCGACTTCTTCGACAAGCTGATCGAAGAGACACCGCGTGAGCAGTCCGGCTTCGCCGCCTCGTTCCGCGGCTACGACAAGGCCGAGGTCGATTCGGCTCTGAGCGCGCTGCGCAACCAGCTGCAGCAGGCGAAGGCCGAGCTCGCCGCCACCGAGGCGCGCCACGAAGACGCCGTCGAGGCGCTCCGCGAAGAAGAGCGCATCGCCCGTGAAGAACTCGAGGCCGAGCTTCTCGCCACCAAGGCGAAGGCCGCGGAGACCGAGCAGCAGGTCGCCACCCTGACCAACGAGCTCGTCGACACCCCGCGTGCCGACGGCCAGGAAGCACCGTCGCGCGAGCAGTTCGAGGCGATCCTCCGCGTCGCGGAAGAGCAGGCCAACGTGCTCATCCAGAACGCCGCGGTGCAGGCAGACCGCCTGATGGCCGCAGCTCGCGAAGAGGTCACGACGCAACGTGCCGAGGCGGATGCCGATGTCACCCGCATCATCGCGCACGCTCAGCACGATGCCGACCAGGTGCGCCTGAAGATCGACACCGAGTACACCGCGCACCAGGCGACGCTCGAGCGCGAGGCTGCGCACGCCGCCGAGCGGGTGCACCAGGCCACGCAGGAGGCCACCGCGATCCGCACCGAGGCCGAGAAGGGCGCCGCAGCGCTCCGCTCTCTCGTCACCCGTGAGACGACCCAGCTGCGCGCCGAGGCTGAGCGCGAGGTGCGCGAGATGAACGCCCGCGTGCTCGAGTTCGAGGAGACGCTCACCCGACGCCAGGATGACGCCCAGCAGGAGTTCCTCGTGCTGCACAACCAGGCCGTCGCGCACGCCGAGCGCATCACGAACGATGCCAACGAGCAGGTCGCCGCCTCACTCGATCACGCACAGCGCATCTCTGCGAAGGCCGACGACTACGAGCGCCTGATGCGCTCGCAGGCGCAGACCATCGAAGCGGACGCTCAGGTGCGTGCCCGCGACACGCTCGACCGCGCACGCGTGAAGTCGCAGAAGATCGTCGACTCGGTGACGGGACACACCTCCGCGGTGCTGCGGGATGCCGAAGACCAGGCACGGCAGCTGCGCTGGCAGCAGCAGCAGCTCGCCAGCTTCATGGCCGAGGTGCGCGAGCTGATCCGCCCGGAGGGCATCTTCAGCGATCCGCAGACCGGCGACGCCGTCGCCACGGTGGCGGACGCTGACGACGACGTCGACCCGCTCGATGCCGAGATCATCGAAGACGACCAGGATGAGACCGCAGAGCCCGTCGAGGAGTTCCGCGGCGACGAAGCCCTCGACGACGAGATCCTCGACGACGACGCCGAGACCATCGACGGCAAGATCACCATCGAGGTCGTCGAGGCCGACGAGAAGACCTCGCGCTGA
- a CDS encoding sensor histidine kinase, with the protein MSRVIRRERLGWDIAATALLLAVAGLSLTLPQNLAGSRWVLVAITVGVFLIYAFGARAYVGIHEGVEDPAPAVSALLQIGMISLLAVGVAIEPNMLLLQTLVLPLIWMTSRSTLQAVLVTVGNGVVLGLAYGYWGDFTADALSTGFISSGLSTAFSLALGLWITRIAEWGVERQHLLADLTAAQAGLETASREAGAIEERARLARDVHDTIAQSLTSIVMLAERARLDGSPAAIELIESAAREALVEARALVAVTSPAPSAESLGDALRRLGDRFARETGMRVDVSASDAVLARDVQVVLLRCAQEGLANVRKHSRAASAQITLAISDSAELRIRDDGRGLGGVSIDDDRGFGLAGMRDRVALVGGSLTVADGARAGTDLTVRIPLHADADVDAEMETTP; encoded by the coding sequence ATGAGTCGCGTGATCCGTCGAGAGCGCCTGGGGTGGGACATCGCCGCGACCGCGCTCCTGCTCGCTGTGGCCGGGCTCTCCCTCACCCTCCCCCAGAACCTCGCCGGATCACGCTGGGTGCTCGTCGCCATCACGGTCGGGGTCTTCCTCATCTACGCGTTCGGTGCCCGCGCCTATGTGGGGATCCACGAGGGCGTCGAAGACCCTGCCCCGGCGGTCTCGGCGTTGCTGCAGATCGGGATGATCTCGCTCCTCGCGGTGGGCGTCGCGATCGAGCCGAACATGCTGCTGCTGCAGACCCTGGTGCTGCCGCTCATCTGGATGACGTCACGGTCGACCCTGCAGGCCGTGCTGGTCACGGTGGGCAACGGCGTCGTGCTCGGCCTCGCGTACGGCTACTGGGGCGACTTCACCGCTGACGCCCTCAGCACCGGTTTCATCTCGTCCGGGCTGTCGACCGCGTTCAGCCTCGCTCTCGGCCTATGGATCACGCGCATCGCCGAGTGGGGCGTCGAGCGCCAGCATCTGCTGGCGGATCTGACCGCTGCTCAGGCGGGCCTCGAGACCGCGAGCCGAGAAGCCGGTGCGATCGAGGAGCGCGCTCGTCTCGCTCGCGACGTCCACGACACGATCGCCCAGAGCCTGACGAGCATCGTCATGCTCGCAGAGCGCGCCCGCCTCGACGGCTCACCCGCGGCGATCGAGCTTATCGAGAGCGCGGCACGAGAGGCGCTCGTCGAAGCCAGGGCTCTCGTGGCCGTGACCTCGCCCGCGCCGTCCGCCGAGTCCCTCGGAGACGCGCTCCGCCGCCTCGGGGACCGATTCGCGAGAGAGACCGGCATGCGTGTCGACGTGTCGGCATCGGATGCCGTGCTGGCGCGTGACGTGCAGGTCGTCCTGCTGCGCTGCGCCCAGGAGGGCCTCGCGAATGTGCGCAAGCACTCCCGCGCCGCATCCGCTCAGATAACGCTGGCGATCTCCGATTCGGCGGAGCTCCGCATCCGCGATGACGGCCGCGGACTCGGCGGTGTCTCGATCGACGATGACCGCGGATTCGGCCTTGCGGGGATGCGGGACAGGGTCGCTCTCGTCGGCGGCAGCCTGACCGTCGCAGACGGGGCCCGGGCAGGCACCGACCTGACCGTGCGCATCCCGCTGCACGCCGACGCCGACGTCGACGCGGAGATGGAGACGACGCCATGA
- a CDS encoding DUF2071 domain-containing protein, with product MTTIRDVRAQLRRRLLISYRVDPEVAASLLPAGFRPRIIDGSAVAGVCVLGLESVRPSWSNSRRGLRSENAAHRIAVEWDGPDGVEQGVFIFERHSSAWHPVLFGGRLFPGVHRRARFRIEESGDRYALTMEAAGRSLTADVEVVGEWSSTLFASIDEASDFYRSGRVGWSPTRDRRRVESVALASDTWKVEGARLHHLRSSFFEALPAGAAVFDSVVVMRDLPLTLSDAGDRRDAAVLSPAGT from the coding sequence ATGACGACTATTCGCGACGTACGGGCGCAGTTGCGCCGGCGACTGCTGATCAGCTATCGCGTCGACCCCGAGGTCGCCGCCTCGCTGCTGCCCGCGGGGTTCCGCCCACGAATCATCGACGGCTCTGCGGTCGCCGGCGTGTGCGTGCTGGGTCTGGAATCGGTCCGGCCGAGCTGGTCGAACAGTCGACGGGGTCTCCGCTCCGAGAACGCCGCTCATCGGATCGCCGTCGAGTGGGATGGCCCCGACGGCGTCGAGCAGGGAGTCTTCATCTTCGAACGCCACAGTTCGGCATGGCATCCGGTGCTGTTCGGCGGGCGCCTGTTTCCCGGCGTGCATCGCAGGGCGCGATTCCGGATCGAGGAGTCCGGCGATCGTTACGCGCTCACGATGGAGGCGGCCGGGCGCAGCCTCACCGCGGACGTCGAGGTGGTCGGCGAGTGGTCCAGCACGCTGTTCGCATCGATCGACGAGGCGTCCGACTTCTACCGCTCCGGTCGCGTCGGGTGGTCACCGACCAGAGATCGACGCCGGGTCGAATCTGTCGCACTCGCGTCCGACACCTGGAAGGTCGAAGGTGCTCGCCTGCACCACCTTCGGTCGTCGTTCTTCGAGGCACTTCCTGCCGGGGCTGCGGTCTTCGACAGTGTCGTCGTGATGCGCGATCTTCCGCTGACCCTCTCCGACGCCGGCGACCGGCGGGATGCCGCGGTGCTCAGCCCAGCAGGAACATGA